The segment cgttttttatattattcgagTCCCTAATCGTATACTCTGAACTCCCATACTTACTCCCTGAAACGACACTCAGTCCTAACTGCAAGTCGCAAGAGTCTCGCAGGCTTGGTCTTGTTCCTGCTAAAATTAGGCGGGCGTAGTCTTGGTCTTAGTCTTGGAAAAATGCAAGAACAAGGCCAAGACTGCAAGACTAAGACCGATTTTGGGCAACACTAGTCATGGTGTCAAACATAATTGTACAGTATCTGAATTCTTTAAGGCGATTGCTTGAAATGCTTCAATCCTAATTctgattacaaatataaacttaaacttttaattaatttacataactaAATCATACCTGATAATTAAATCTACTGCCTTATGACTGATATTTTTACTTCCTCTGTTTTTATACTGATGTTGAGGAATTTGCTATTTTAACGTacgtttacaaaatttaaaaagtttttccaCCAACGAAGTTCATGTGTTTAGAAAAGGATAATGTAATTATGATGAGTTAATTTACATATGTGTATTGTGTTACTAATATTTTGCCTGCTAACAGCAATTCTCAGTTTTACCCTCCACCCCTTGTAGTCACATATTTCACCTTAACCAAAAAATTTGACtggaatatttattcatgaaaactgtcattaagttatatataacatgcTCCCATTAAAAAGTTGTTGCATTACGAATAtagaaacatattaaaattgcgATGAACAAGGAATAgcatgaattataaatattggcaACACAATTAATCGTATTCGAACATTATTCAAGCGACCATCTAAGCAAAATTACATGACCACGTTtttgctttattattatacttttataaaaatgtctctTAAAAACATTCCTTACTTTAacgttatatttacaaatctaGTGGTATTCATTGTTAGGTAATATTTCAAGGAAAATAAACGTGCGCAACCAAAGGTACTTactattacaataacaaaatggcAAATTTCCGGAATGATTATCCGAatgacttaaatttataagacttGTTAAAATTGCAGGAAAAAACTTCATCTTcggacattaaaaatatctatttaaaaattaccaaaagAAAATGACtgaaattgcttttaaaaaactaattgcAATAAACTAGATTCATTCTTCGTCGCCGCTTGCGatacttattaaattgttaagtaCCAAATACATTATGTCACTAGCTTTGTCTGAATTTGATTAATTgactatttttctttattaatttccatTTTAGACCATGCAACTTCCAGACATTCATAGTAAATCTGACCCTTCTTTACTTCGCACAAACTAATGATTTGGGGCGTTAATAGATAACGCTATTTGCTTTATCTGACAAATAGTAaaagttcaaaattaaattaattttaagtgaagtataatatttaaaaagtaacacAGCAAAAACAGCTGTGGTGAAACGCGTCGAAGAAGAAATCCCCTTACACAGTCCACGTTAGCCAATACGTAATACTGGAAAGACGaactttagataaaaaattgtcTCCTAAAtaccttaattatattttattactctacAATTGATTCTTGATActaaaaacaagttaaaacacaaataatcTGTATTTCCTTCTACAGTAGGAGGTGTCAAGCAATAATGTTAATCCCAGTGAGGTTGTTGCATAATTACTtttaccttttttaaatatcttttacataaaactatatCTAAATCATACATGTATCCGTTTCCGAAATTAGCAAGGGatcaaaaagtaaaattaaagattagcgtaattttaaaggaaattaaatatttttgaccaTTTTGGTCGACTCTTTCTTTAAccttcaaatttatttctgacacatgttttaaaacacattaaggggttttatgtattttttataacttgttGCATTTAAGGATCTCGATAAACACATAGTAAACACAAAGTAAGAATAATCATAACTTTAAAGGAAAAGAGATTGCTGCTTTTGGAAATTACGcgtgatataataaaattaattttttattaaaatttaaaacggtTATTCACAATAATGGAGAATTGTTTTGTTGGGaagatttgttaaaattaatattccgtAGGAAAAGTtctttttttgtcataaaagtGTCGTAGCTGATTTAATTACAGGACAAagattgtttttcttttttccaccaaatatttgtaaagctattattgcatttttaatCGTTCCAATACTTAATTACATGACTAcacattttgtatgaaatgtgATCCTTACCAATTGACTTTcgatagtaaaaaatatattataagaaatatcatACTTTGTTGCTTGagtgtttatttacaaacccAAATAGTATCTTTCTGGATATGGATAACTCCTCCTCTAGAATCGAAGTTGAGAAATCAAGAAAAAACTGACGTCATATCGTTTTAGataaacaatatacaataGAGTGATAATGTCACTTCAGTTAGCGGTGTGAAGCGGATATGTTGGCCGTGATGAGATTGGTGTGAGTTTTTAAGATCTACTTTATTCTGAAGGTTataatgttgtatatattttttattatcaagttGCTAGctgattatgaaataaaacaaattggtgaatttttaataaaattgaatgtaCGCtgcttataataagaataatttcttcaaattcgtcaacaaaaaaacaatgttatttaattttagcgGTTTTTGTTTTGCTTTACTTATCACTATTAACATACAAGCCATGGTGACTCTTTATCACTGGGATTTACTTCAGAAGTCGGCAGATCTGGGATGAAGAACCAATCCTTATATAGTTATTTGGTTTACTGATTATTCAAGAATAGTGTTTAGGTTATTCGGTGATAGGGTTAAGTATTAGATAACTATCAATGAACCTCGAGAGGTTTATGTTCAGGGTTACGAATTACCATCTATGTTACATTTGACAAACACCTACACTATCTGTGCGCACTCACACAAATGCAATCTCAGCTTACGCCTCACGCACTATACCTAGTTGGACAATAGGTTAATTTCATTGATTATTGATTCAATATGAAACGTAGtctaacataattataaatgtggcAATGTACGTGActtgtatttcaaataaggTCATTTTCCATCAAgctttgtatttataacaattatttaaagtaacatgTTTCATATTTGGAGTATTTTTTTGAGACTGACAGGAGCTGtttcattaacaaaatttgatGCTCTGTACTAATACTTAGAGATAAAATAGCAAGAAATCCTATTCGTATCATTatagatatgaaaaataaaaactgaattaATAGTGTCACAACAGTCAACATTGCTAAGTGAAAATGTTCGGCGCGGTGAGATTAGCGTGAGTTTGGAATGATTTAGGTCCTTTTTATTTAGTGGTTAAGGTTCAAAAAGataatagataattattttaaccatTTATCAGACGGACAGAAGAAATTAGGTCAAACTATATTCatgatgataataatttaaataagattgtattataataatattatattataataaaatacatttttatactatttgtgTTTATccaatttttatctttatagcTGTCTGGCATCCATTTTAGTAGGACATATAGATAGCAGAGAATTTCGTAATGAATCAAGGATATTACCGCCTCACTTACTTTTCGGAGCTGCTACAGCGGCGTACCAGATAGAAGGGGCTTGGAACGAAGACGGTAACTGCCagaatattagaaatttaattcatattattgtataaactaCTGGCCCAACTTTAAGTCTGCTTTTAGTTGGTTGAATAACATTTCTTGAGAGGAAGCTTTTTAAAAGGACATAtgtaatatgaatattgttaaaatttatgacaggaatcattatataaattttaacatagatAGACATAAAGTAAAAACTTTCTTGAGCGTGAATAGAAGAGGTTTTGAATGTCTGATTTTTTACCCTTCCAGTACTGTCTTTGGGACCTTTAAACCAGTTACTGAGTATTCATGATCAATGTTCCAATGATATAACGATTATAatcaactattatttaaatttcacaacttcgttacaatataatatttcatgtaaaCTTATTAGCCACATACAGGAAATAGTTTGAGAATAATGACGTCATTaattcaacatttatttaaaataaataaataaacttaaagaaTATTGGGGATTCTaactttttacaaattttcgaGAAGATTATTTATAGGAAGAGACATAGGAACTAtcgacaaatattatttattatagacatataataaaaatttcaggtAAATCTGAAAGTATATGGGACCGCGTCACACACTTGAAACCTTGTGTTATAGCAAATTGTGACACAGGTGACGTGGCCGATGATTCTTATCATCAATATAAACGTGATGTGGAAATTATGCGGGAGCTAGGCCTCGACTTTTACAGGTTTTCTCTCTCCTGGACAAGAATATTGCCAACGAGTTTTCCAGatcaaattaatgaaaaaggagtgcaatattataataatttgatcaaTGAAATGCTCAAACACAACATACAACCCATGGTGACTCTTTCTCACTTTGATATACCTCAGAAGTTGCAAGATCTGGGAGGGTGGATCAACCCTTATATAGTTGAGTGGTTTACCGATTATTCAAGggtagtttttaatttgtttggtGACAGAGTTAAATATTGGGTAACTATTAATGAACCTCGAGAGGTTTGTCAGGGATACGGAATGCAAACTATGGCACCACTTCTAAATTATTCTGGATATGCTGATTACATATGTGCCAAAAACATACTTTTAGCTCATGCAAATGCCTATCATTTGTATAATGATGAATTTCGTGAAGCCCAGGGTGGTCAGATAGGTATAACATTAAGCGCACAATGGTATGAACCTGAATCAGAAAATGAGGTGAAATCTGCAGATGACTTACTACAATTtgaggtaattttatttacacttacattatttttattatcagaattacaaatgtttaattacataaatcaatatataatattacttttatttgccTTTTTACATCTTTAGAGGTATCTACTCAAAAGACCATTTTAATGGCAACTCTAACTTCCGTTAAGTTTTTGTGAAGATAACAACACAAACATCAAAACGAATATTACTACATCTAATTCTCTGCCCAAGAAATACAAAAGAAGAAGCCCAGTCAAAATCAATAgcatgattattaatttttataaaattttgtaggtGGGTATTTATGCCAAtccaatattttcaaaactggGCGATTTCCCGTCAGTCGTTAAAGAAAAAGTAGCGGCAAAGAGTCAGATGCAAGGCTTTCCACGATCGCGACTACCAGAATTAACTCCTGAGGAAATTGATTTCGTTAAAGGAAGTTCCGACTTCTTTGGATTAAACCATTATACTACATTTTTAGCTTATGGATTAAAGTTTCCATTAGAATATCCTACATTCTATTATGCTGATATCGAAGTCTTACCTTATCAACCCGATGACTGGAACTCAAGTGTTTCAAAATGGTTGAAGGTAAACGAAAACATTTAACTCCTAGGTAACGATCATTGATCAGCttctattacatattatttctaCTGTTTTAGGTAGTACCCTGGGGATTTTATAAGGTGCTAACTAAAATACGAGAGGAATACAATAATCCACCGGtttttattactgaaaatGGTTACGCGTCTCCTCGTGGTCTCATAGACGACGACCGCATCAACTTTTATAGAACATATATTAATGCTATGCTCGATGCTATAGAAGATGGAAGTGACGTTAGGGCTTACACTGCATGGAGTTTGATGGATAATTTCGAATGGATGAATGGATACacgtatgttataaaattataccaatATCAAAATGTTGAAGGCcatctaaattataataactaatattacaGTGAACGTTTCGGACTGTACGAGGTGGACTACGAGAGTCCTGAACGCACCCGCACTCCTCGCAAGTCTGCTTACGTGTACAAGGAGATGCTGCGCACACGAACACTGGACTATCATTATGAACCTGACATGAGCTTGGGAATGAATGTCGATGATAATTAACTGAAATAGAAAGTgacgtaaaatttaaaataaaataaattgataaaatgatttttaactaCTATTTTTGTCTCATTAAATAACTtccaatataatttctatCCCATTTTTTTTCCTTGCGCTCCATGTTAGTTGATCACAATTTGAGAAAAgtcttcaaaatatattattgcccaaaattattttattatttgtaatgtttGGTTTAAAAGAGAAACAAAATAGCAAATACTAAAGATAAAGCGgtctttaatttgaattttaccAGCCAAATAACACATATTTATTGGATTCTGGATATGTGTTACATATTATcacttatgaatattataattttgtcatttggtacattagtaaaataatatcaaggcaaatacttataatttcttttcgtaagtaaattaagatatttatcaGGACTCCCTTGAACCCATGCCAACAAAATACGGTCCTTCCCTCATAACCGACTTAGGCTGATACATAACAGAAAACTCCTACTTACAGTAAAATCCAGTCAGAAAAAAAAGGATTCTAGTAAAACCCGATATCACTGATAGTGTGAAACCAACCAGCTCAAATACGAAATACAATTTACCGACTACAGTTATACTGTTCTTCCTCATAAATATTACTGTATTCCATTCATTTCtggtttcaaattaaaaaaaatatatatacttttcaaatattttgttaaatgtgGGGGCAATCTCAGAACCATTATAGGAAACTAATATCATGTGCATTAAGTATCAGCTGACCCAAACGGTTGGTACTTATACCCGCTATGGTGTTCAAAAGCAGATTGAATTTGATTGTCGTATCTGTTCCTCCCCGTCCTGCTTCTCACTCACCTCAGGAGGTAACTATCATTGGCGAGTGAACTATGAAAAATGTCTAATAATAGTGCTGAAATATTTTGGAgcatgaaagaaaaaaaatttcaataacactACATACTTAGTACCAATAGTAACAAATGCATAAAATGGTACCAAATTTTTTGTTGAGCAATTCAAATATCGGAAGGTGTGATGTCaaatcaaaacttttatgGGTGTATAtagatttacatttttttttaattttgaaacacACAGAAATGAAAACAgctttctaaatttaattccctttaaaaaaaaccattgTAATGAAAGTAAATTAGGTCTTTGTTTGATCCTTGATGACAGGgactcttttttattattccgcAAACGATTTTGTTATTGTGATGAGTTAATTTCACTCTTAATtgcttaaacataaaattttgactaacttcactttaaaattttgactAACTTCATCTGCAATTCATAAGTGTAAATTGAAAGTCGTAAGTTATAAGATTTGGTTGCATATCATTTTTGAAACCGAAAGAGTATAGAGATAACGACATTAAATTCATCTGATGCAAAGATAAAACGCACAAAAAATACACGtttcagaataaatattaaaaataatcaggAAAATGATAATGTCACTTCAGTTAGAGGTGTTGCGTGAAAATGTTCGGAGCGGTGAGATTGGCgtgagttttttatttttttatttttttagacctATCATcctgtataaaataagtataaattcccaaaatagaaaaaagacataaatcaaaaaatttgCAAATGTCCAGTAGAAGAATATAAATGATGTCTAATGTATACCATggataatacataaaattacctTTTCACATTGATCATTGaatctattatttacaaaaataattatacaatgaATTACGACGAAAAAATTACTTCTCTTTACACCAACCTactaaatttgatataaacatacataagtttaaaacaatgttaaaacaatatgacgatattttttttacatacttaTCTTCCtgtttatatgattattttttttgtagttttctGGCCTCAATTATAGCTGGACATGCTGATAGCACAAAAATCTTTCGACACGAATCAAGGAAATTCCCTGACCACTTACTGTTTGGTGCTGCTACCGCGGCGTACCAAATAGAAGGGGCTTGGAATGAAGACGGTA is part of the Danaus plexippus chromosome 2, MEX_DaPlex, whole genome shotgun sequence genome and harbors:
- the LOC116779372 gene encoding myrosinase 1-like isoform X1, with product MLAVMRLVCLASILVGHIDSREFRNESRILPPHLLFGAATAAYQIEGAWNEDGKSESIWDRVTHLKPCVIANCDTGDVADDSYHQYKRDVEIMRELGLDFYRFSLSWTRILPTSFPDQINEKGVQYYNNLINEMLKHNIQPMVTLSHFDIPQKLQDLGGWINPYIVEWFTDYSRVVFNLFGDRVKYWVTINEPREVCQGYGMQTMAPLLNYSGYADYICAKNILLAHANAYHLYNDEFREAQGGQIGITLSAQWYEPESENEVKSADDLLQFEVGIYANPIFSKLGDFPSVVKEKVAAKSQMQGFPRSRLPELTPEEIDFVKGSSDFFGLNHYTTFLAYGLKFPLEYPTFYYADIEVLPYQPDDWNSSVSKWLKVVPWGFYKVLTKIREEYNNPPVFITENGYASPRGLIDDDRINFYRTYINAMLDAIEDGSDVRAYTAWSLMDNFEWMNGYTERFGLYEVDYESPERTRTPRKSAYVYKEMLRTRTLDYHYEPDMSLGMNVDDN
- the LOC116779372 gene encoding myrosinase 1-like isoform X2 — protein: MRELGLDFYRFSLSWTRILPTSFPDQINEKGVQYYNNLINEMLKHNIQPMVTLSHFDIPQKLQDLGGWINPYIVEWFTDYSRVVFNLFGDRVKYWVTINEPREVCQGYGMQTMAPLLNYSGYADYICAKNILLAHANAYHLYNDEFREAQGGQIGITLSAQWYEPESENEVKSADDLLQFEVGIYANPIFSKLGDFPSVVKEKVAAKSQMQGFPRSRLPELTPEEIDFVKGSSDFFGLNHYTTFLAYGLKFPLEYPTFYYADIEVLPYQPDDWNSSVSKWLKVVPWGFYKVLTKIREEYNNPPVFITENGYASPRGLIDDDRINFYRTYINAMLDAIEDGSDVRAYTAWSLMDNFEWMNGYTERFGLYEVDYESPERTRTPRKSAYVYKEMLRTRTLDYHYEPDMSLGMNVDDN